A portion of the Leucoraja erinacea ecotype New England chromosome 9, Leri_hhj_1, whole genome shotgun sequence genome contains these proteins:
- the jmjd7 gene encoding bifunctional peptidase and (3S)-lysyl hydroxylase JMJD7 isoform X1, which produces MRASVRRLAEEARDLYLNDAVPYLEKPPTPLEFQRSWLCPNKPFIVRNAISHWPAISKWTFPYLRQEVGEQSVSVAVTPNGYADAVHQGRFMMPEERKMRFGEFLDIVERKRAASGVFYVQKQCSNLTEEFPQLLKDVDAHIPWMTEALGKDPDAVNFWLGESAAVTSLHKDHYENLYCVISGEKHFILLPPTDRPFIPYEHFQPATYKVNEDGSYDVIDMQNAEKETTNLNEVVRSQRGAVNLVPRSRGVQQLMSGSNSHGEGEVRNEVGYQMVIRCSAHSVYPTATPPPRILGN; this is translated from the exons ATCTGTACTTGAACGATGCGGTGCCGTACTTGGAGAAGCCTCCCACGCCACTTGAATTCCAGCGAAGCTGGTTGTGTCCCAACAAACCCTTCATAGTGCGAAACGCCATCAGTCACTGGCCAGCTATCTCCAAGTGGACATTCCCCTACCTCAG ACAAGAGGTCGGAGAGCAGAGCGTGAGTGTGGCAGTGACCCCCAATGGTTATGCTGATGCCGTGCACCAGGGACGGTTCATGATGCCTGAGGAACGGAAGATGCGGTTCGGGGAGTTCCTGGACATCGTCGAGAGGAAGCGGGCAGCGAGCGGCGTGTTCTACGTGCAGAAGCAATGCTCCAATCTAACGGAGGAATTCCCTCAGCTCCTGAAGGACGTAGACGCCCACATCCCATGGATGACGGAGGCTCTAG GGAAGGACCCTGATGCAGTAAATTTCTGGCTGGGAGAATCAGCTGCAGTCACCTCCT TGCATAAAGATCACTACGAGAACCTGTACTGTGtgatttctggagagaagcactTTATCCTCCTTCCGCCCACTGACAGACCTTTTATCCCATATG AACACTTTCAACCTGCAACGTACAAAGTTAATGAAGACGGTTCCTACGATGTGATAGATATGCAGAATGCAGAGAAG GAAACTACAAACTTAAATGAGGTGGTTAGATCACAGAGAG GTGCTGTAAATCTGGTGCCAAGGAGCCGGGGTGTGCAACAATTAATGTCTGGATCAAATAGCCACGGTGAAGGAGAAGTAAGGAATGAGGTGGGCTATCAAATGGTCATCAGGTGCTCAGCACACTCAGTGTATCCCACAGCCACTCCTCCACCACGGATATTGGGAAATTAG
- the jmjd7 gene encoding bifunctional peptidase and (3S)-lysyl hydroxylase JMJD7 isoform X2 yields the protein MRASVRRLAEEARDLYLNDAVPYLEKPPTPLEFQRSWLCPNKPFIVRNAISHWPAISKWTFPYLRQEVGEQSVSVAVTPNGYADAVHQGRFMMPEERKMRFGEFLDIVERKRAASGVFYVQKQCSNLTEEFPQLLKDVDAHIPWMTEALGKDPDAVNFWLGESAAVTSLHKDHYENLYCVISGEKHFILLPPTDRPFIPYEHFQPATYKVNEDGSYDVIDMQNAEKVPWIPLDPLNPDLSRFPEYSLARPTHCTVRAGEMLYLPSLWFHHVRQSHGCIAVNFWYDMEYDIKYNYFQFLDSITKVMNAV from the exons ATCTGTACTTGAACGATGCGGTGCCGTACTTGGAGAAGCCTCCCACGCCACTTGAATTCCAGCGAAGCTGGTTGTGTCCCAACAAACCCTTCATAGTGCGAAACGCCATCAGTCACTGGCCAGCTATCTCCAAGTGGACATTCCCCTACCTCAG ACAAGAGGTCGGAGAGCAGAGCGTGAGTGTGGCAGTGACCCCCAATGGTTATGCTGATGCCGTGCACCAGGGACGGTTCATGATGCCTGAGGAACGGAAGATGCGGTTCGGGGAGTTCCTGGACATCGTCGAGAGGAAGCGGGCAGCGAGCGGCGTGTTCTACGTGCAGAAGCAATGCTCCAATCTAACGGAGGAATTCCCTCAGCTCCTGAAGGACGTAGACGCCCACATCCCATGGATGACGGAGGCTCTAG GGAAGGACCCTGATGCAGTAAATTTCTGGCTGGGAGAATCAGCTGCAGTCACCTCCT TGCATAAAGATCACTACGAGAACCTGTACTGTGtgatttctggagagaagcactTTATCCTCCTTCCGCCCACTGACAGACCTTTTATCCCATATG AACACTTTCAACCTGCAACGTACAAAGTTAATGAAGACGGTTCCTACGATGTGATAGATATGCAGAATGCAGAGAAG GTACCTTGGATTCCTCTGGATCCTCTGAACCCGGACCTCAGTCGTTTCCCTGAGTACTCCCTTGCAAGACCTACCCACTGCACAGTGAGAGCAGGCGAGatgctgtatcttccctctttgtgGTTCCACCATGTTCGCCAGTCACACGGCTGCATTGCAG TGAATTTCTGGTACGACATGGAGTATGACATCAAGTACAATTATTTCCAGTTCCTGGACTCAATAACAAAAGTGATGAATGCAGTGTGA